DNA sequence from the Arthrobacter crystallopoietes genome:
TGACCGTCGTTTCCATGCTCGTCTCGACCGTCCTCGGCGTGCTGCTGGCGGTGATGCGGCTGTCGAAAAACCCCGTGATGAACGCCTTCGCCTGGTTCTACGTCTGGGTATTCCGCGGAACCCCGCTGCTGATCCAGATTGTCTTCTGGGGGTATCTGGGGCTGCTGTATTCGCAGATATCCCTGGGCGTCCCGTTCACGGACTTCACGGTGTTCTCGGTAGACACCAACACACTGGTACCCGCCTTCACCGCCGGGCTGCTGGCCATGACCCTGAACCAGGCCGCCTATTCCGCGGAGATCATCAGGGGCGGGCTGGTCTCGGTGGATGCGGGGCAACAAGAGGCGGCCGCCTCGCTCGGAATGTCACCGGCCTACACTCTCTTCCGGGTGGTGCTGCCGCAGGCGATGCGCGTGATCATTCCGCCGATGGGCAACGAGACCATCTCGATGCTGAAGAACACGTCCCTACTGTCCGTCATCGCGGTTCTTGAGCTTTACACCGTGGCCACCCAGATCTCCTCGCAGAACCTCCGCCAGGTGGAGCTGCTCATCGTCGTTAGTTGCTGGTATCTCTTCCTGACCTCGGTGCTGTCCGTGCCGCAGTACTACCTGGAACGGCACTACGGCCGCGGGAACGCACGGCAGCCGGGGCCTACGCCGTTGGGCCGGATCGTGTCCTCGTTCCGCAAAGGCAAGCAGCCAGAATCGAAAGGACCGGTCAATGACTGACGCCCTCGCAACCCAACGGCCCATGCCTGGCTCCGCGGCAACGACGCCGCTCCTGGTCGCCAGCAACGTCCGTAAGCAGTACGGCAGCGTGGAGGTGCTGAAAGGCATCTCGCTGACCGTCAATGCCGGAGAGGTCATGTGCCTCCTGGGCCCTTCCGGCTCCGGCAAGTCCACTTTCCTGCGCTGCATCAACCATTTGGAGCGGATCGACGGCGGACGTATCTCCGTGGCCGGCGAACTGATCGGCTACGCCCAGCGCCAGGACCGGGTTTTCGAAATGAACCCGCGCGAAGTCGCCCGGCAGCGCCGCAGCATCGGCATGGTGTTCCAGCGCTTCAATCTGTTCCCGCACATGAGCGCCCTGGAGAACATCTGGGCCGCGCCGGTGGGAGTGAAGAAGGTGCCCAAGCAGCAGGCGCTCAAGCGCGGCATGGAGTTGCTGGACCGGGTGGGCCTGGCCCACCTGGCGAAGGCTTATCCGGCGCAGCTTTCCGGCGGCCAGCAGCAGCGGGTCGCGATTGCCCGGGCGCTCGCCATGGACCCCCAGCTGTTGCTGTTCGATGAGCCGACGAGCGCGCTGGACCCCGAACTGGTGGGCGATGTCCTCGACGTGATGCGGACCCTCGCCGCCGACGGGATGACCATGATTGTGGTTACCCACGAGATCGGCTTCGCCCGCAGCGCCGCGGACAACGTCGTCTTCATGGACGGGGGCGTGGTGGTGGAATCGGGTGCGCCGGCTGCGGTGCTCGACAATCCGCAGCATCCCCGGACCATCGCCTTCCTCAACAGCGTCATGTAGCCGGGCGCACCTTCAGCATCCCGTTGACAGTCCGACCCCTAGCCCTCTCTTGAATTGCGAGTACCAATGAAAATCTCCCGCGCCACCATCGCGCTCATCGATGTTCCGCTGCTGGAACCCTTCGTGGTTTCTTATGCCACCTACGACTCAATGCCGAGCATCATCCTGACTCTTGAGACCGACGATGGACTGGTGGGTTACGGTGAGAGCGTTCCGGATGGACACATCACCGGAGAAACGCCGACCGGAACGGTCGAAGCCCTCAAGACCGAGCTGATTCCCGCCATCTTGGGGATGGACCCGCGGGACATCACCGCGATTCATCAGCGGCTCGACCAGTCGTTGAAGGGGTGCGGCGCTGCGAAGGCCGCCGTCGACATTGCCTGTTGGGATCTGGCGGGCAAAGCTGCCGGGCGACCCATCTACGCACTCCTGGGAGGGCGCCGGCCGGAGCAGCCAAACATCGCCCGGGTGATGAGCATTCTGGAGCCCGAGGTGCTCGCCGAACAGGCGGTCCAGGCACGAAACGAAGGGTACCGGCACCTCAAGATGAA
Encoded proteins:
- a CDS encoding amino acid ABC transporter permease → MKQASTLPARHAAETGSTTASTADDVVAVPLRHPWRWIVAGALALGFVALFSSLWTNPNIDHDTISSYVFHPRILSGIGLTLVVTVVSMLVSTVLGVLLAVMRLSKNPVMNAFAWFYVWVFRGTPLLIQIVFWGYLGLLYSQISLGVPFTDFTVFSVDTNTLVPAFTAGLLAMTLNQAAYSAEIIRGGLVSVDAGQQEAAASLGMSPAYTLFRVVLPQAMRVIIPPMGNETISMLKNTSLLSVIAVLELYTVATQISSQNLRQVELLIVVSCWYLFLTSVLSVPQYYLERHYGRGNARQPGPTPLGRIVSSFRKGKQPESKGPVND
- a CDS encoding amino acid ABC transporter ATP-binding protein — its product is MPGSAATTPLLVASNVRKQYGSVEVLKGISLTVNAGEVMCLLGPSGSGKSTFLRCINHLERIDGGRISVAGELIGYAQRQDRVFEMNPREVARQRRSIGMVFQRFNLFPHMSALENIWAAPVGVKKVPKQQALKRGMELLDRVGLAHLAKAYPAQLSGGQQQRVAIARALAMDPQLLLFDEPTSALDPELVGDVLDVMRTLAADGMTMIVVTHEIGFARSAADNVVFMDGGVVVESGAPAAVLDNPQHPRTIAFLNSVM